CCAAAAATTAGGGACGGTCTTGATTTATGTGGTCAATAATTATTTATTGATGCTTTTGATGTATTTTTCTATGGCCATTGTCATAGATGGATTTTCTTTGGTTGGAGCCATTATATTAACTGTCAATCCTGCTTCTTCTGCAGCGGCTTGGGTAGTAGTTCCAAAAACAGCAATTTTTGTATCTTCTTGTTTGAAATCTGGGAAATTAATTCCTAAAGATTTGATTCCCTGATGACTGAAAAACACCAACATATCGTAATCTTTGATGTTGATATCTGTCAAATCACTCGGAACAGTTTTATACATTATTGCTCTTGTCCAGTCTAGGTTAGCAGCATCTAAAACCTTAGGAATCTCAGGTGTTAAGACATCAGAAGAAGGTAAAAGATATTTCTCAGACGGATGCTTTTTGAACAAAGCTGCTAAATCTGAAAAGTTCTTCTCACCAAAGCTGATTTTTCTTTTTCTATAAACAATGTGTTTCTGCAAATAGTTGGCAATTGCTTCTGACTGGCAGATGTAACGCATAGAATCCGGAACGCTGAATCTCATTTCCTCAGCAAGACGAAAATAATGGTCAATCGCATTCTTACTCGTGAAAATAACGCCTGTATATTGCGTCAGGTCTATTTTCTGAGTTCTGAGTTCTTTCGCATCCACTCCTTCTACGTGTATAAAAGGACGAAAATCGATTTTGATTTTCTCTTTTTTCGCTATTTCCAAATAAGGTGAAGATTCATTCGGAGCGGGCTGTGACACTAAAATAGATTTGATTTTCATCTTAAAATGTGTATGTTACATTCAATAAAATAAGAACTTCCAAAGTACCAATACCGGTACTATTTGAAGCGTGCAAATATACAAAAATTTATAATACCAGTTTTCCGGCAAAATGGATTGTTTGTGGAATAAGTATATTAAGTTTTTCAAAATAAAAGAAAAAATAACCAGACCAATGATGAAATAAAAATACTTCACCAAGTCAACCGGAAAGTAATAAAGCGCAAATGATGCCACAATGAAAGCGATTGACTCCAAAAAGTAAAATTTACTCGAAACCAATGTCAGGCCTTTCAGATTTTTACCGCTTCCAACGCTGGAGTAGAAAAAGAAAGTCAGAATGTTTCTAACAATGTCAAAACTTAACAAAGTCAAAAAAGTAAACCCGAATTTATTAATTTCAAAACCAAACAAGTGAAAGTCGGATAAAAACTTTGGAACAATCGGAACAAACTGTGATAATAAAAGCGCTGTCATCACACATTTTACGATAGAAATGATAACCCAGGATGGTGTGAGGTTGTTAGAATCTTCAATTTTTTGAAGTAAAAAATCCTTGATGTTGGCCTCTCTCTGGAAAACAGACAAAAGGATAATGTATATAAAGATACTCCCAAGAATACAATATATCACCCAATCGTTATGTTCCGCGATTCTAATCAACTTCAAAAATTTTTGCAAAAATAGGAATTAGATGTGAGCTATTCGATATTTCATATCAATTAAATGGTAAATTATCTGTTGGCTTTTGTTAATAATTATATCCAAAAATATATTTTCAGAATAGCAGATAAAATTGTGATACTTCTGCTAAAACCAATGGTTCTTCTGTTCAGTCGTTTCAAATGGTTTCTCAACGTGAGATCTATTCTTTCAATGCCATTCGTTCCATATCTTTTGGTGTTATGAATCGATTTCGGAATCAGATATTAATAGTTCTTCAGTTGGTCTGTGAATATTGTTGCTGCTCTGGCATTCAATAAGGTTTTCACAACAGCGTTGAGAGTTTGATTATTTCTTTTTCCAATATAGAATGCTGCGGTTTCTCTCGTCACCTTATCAATTGCATAAACCAGCCACATCGGGTTGCTCTTTTTCATGATAAAAAACCGTATCTCATCACGTTCATAAGTCTTTCCGAATGATAGTACAGGAGGTATAATATTTTCTGCTATGTTCTTAATTCTTCTGAGCAATGTCATAATAGAGATTTTTAAAACCCTTACCACAGAACGGATACCAAGACCTTCTTTGGTTAATTGGATAATTGATGGATTGATATTAGAGTGATAAGCTTTATAAGTATAATAATCCAAAAATCTCTTGTGACATTCTTTACAAATATATTGTTGCTTTCTGGTTTTTGTAGTTCCATTTCTAATGATTCTGCCTGAGTAGCAAAATGGACAAATTCTTGTATCACTAACTTTAGTACATCTATGATGATTCTCAATCATTTGCAATCTGTTTTTTCTCCAAAAATAAACGAGAGCAAGCTTACCTACTCTCGTTTTTAAAATTTTTAATTATTATTTTAATTGGTTTCCAATAACTTAATATTTAAAATCATTACCATCACTAACTTTCGAACATTACCGGTTTCAGATCGACTCTA
The genomic region above belongs to Epilithonimonas zeae and contains:
- a CDS encoding uroporphyrinogen-III synthase — its product is MKIKSILVSQPAPNESSPYLEIAKKEKIKIDFRPFIHVEGVDAKELRTQKIDLTQYTGVIFTSKNAIDHYFRLAEEMRFSVPDSMRYICQSEAIANYLQKHIVYRKRKISFGEKNFSDLAALFKKHPSEKYLLPSSDVLTPEIPKVLDAANLDWTRAIMYKTVPSDLTDINIKDYDMLVFFSHQGIKSLGINFPDFKQEDTKIAVFGTTTQAAAEEAGLTVNIMAPTKENPSMTMAIEKYIKSINK
- a CDS encoding DUF4271 domain-containing protein, with the translated sequence MIRIAEHNDWVIYCILGSIFIYIILLSVFQREANIKDFLLQKIEDSNNLTPSWVIISIVKCVMTALLLSQFVPIVPKFLSDFHLFGFEINKFGFTFLTLLSFDIVRNILTFFFYSSVGSGKNLKGLTLVSSKFYFLESIAFIVASFALYYFPVDLVKYFYFIIGLVIFSFILKNLIYLFHKQSILPENWYYKFLYICTLQIVPVLVLWKFLFY